Proteins encoded by one window of Perca fluviatilis chromosome 13, GENO_Pfluv_1.0, whole genome shotgun sequence:
- the LOC120571402 gene encoding E3 ubiquitin/ISG15 ligase TRIM25-like, which produces MAQKGVQLDRETFSCSICLDLLKDPVTINCGHSYCMNCIKSHWDEEDCRYSYSCPECRKTFTPRPVLLKNTMLAALVEELKKTGLQAAPADHCYAGAEDVACDVCTGRKLKAHKSCLVCLISYCEKHLQPHFESPAFEKHKLVEPSKKLQENVCSRHDEVMKMFCRTDQQLICYLCSVDKHKGHDTVSAAAERTERQKKLEASRQTIQQRIQDREKYVKLLQQQAQAIDRAADKAVEDSEKIFTELIRLLEKRSSDVKQQVRSQQKREESRVKELQEKLQQEITELKREDAELKKLSHTEDHSQFLHNYPSLSPLSQSTSSIHIRPLSCFEDVTAAVSKFRDKLQDVLREEWTNVSLTGTEGDVLLLQPEPKTRAGFLKYSREITLDPNTANTLLLLSEGNRKATFMRQQQSYSSHPDRFTNIYQVLSRESLTGRCYWEVERRGGVYVAVAYKNISRAEGSIECVFGQNDKSWALDCINNKYTFWYNKVQTPVSGPESSRVGVYLDHSAGILSFYSVSETMTLLHRVQTTFTQPLYAGLWVYGYEASAELCKLK; this is translated from the coding sequence ATGGCgcagaaaggagttcagctggaccgggaaaccttctcttgttccatctgtctggatctactgaaggatccggtgactattaactgtggacacagctactgcatgaactgtattaaaagccactggGATGAAGAGGATTGTAGGTACAGCTACAGCTGTCCTGAGTGCAGGAAGACTttcacaccgaggcctgtcctgctgaaaaacaccatgttggcagctttagtggaggagctgaagaagactggactccaagctgctcctgctgatcactgctatgctggagctgaagatgtggcctgtgatgtctgcactgggagaaaactcaaagcaCACAAGTCCTGTCTGGTGTGTCTGATCTCTTATTGTGAGAAACACCTTCAGCCTCATTTTGAATCCCCTGCCTTCGaaaaacacaagctggtggagccgtccaagaagctccaggagaacgtctgctctcgtcatgatgaggtaatgaagatgttctgccgtactgatcagcagcttatctgttatctctgctctgtggACAAACATAAAGGGCACgacacagtctcagctgcagcagaaaggactgagaggcagaaaaagcTTGAGGCGAGTCGACAgaccatccagcagagaatccaggacagagagaaatatgtgaagctgcttcaacagcaggcgCAGGCCATCGATCGCGCCGCcgataaagcagtggaggacagcgagaagatcttcaccgagctgatccgtctcctggagaaaagaagctctgatgtgaagcagcaggtcagatcccagcagaaaagggaagagagtcgagtcaaagagcttcaggagaagctgcagcaggagatcactgagctgaagagggaagacgctgagctgaagaagctctcacacacagaggatcacagccagtttctacacaactacccctcactgtcaccactcagccaatcaacatccagcatccatatccgtcctctgagctgctttgaggacgTGACAGCGGCCGTGTCAAAATtcagagataaactacaggacgtcctgagagaggagtggacaaacgtctcactgacagggactgaagGGGACGTTTTACTGCTacaaccagagcccaagaccagagctggattcttaaaatattcacgtgaaatcacactggatccaaacacagcaaacacactgctgttattatctgaggggaacaggaaagcaacatTCATGAGACAACAACAGtcttattctagtcacccagacagattcactaACATATatcaggtcctgagtagagagagtctgactggacgttgttactgggaggtggagaggagaggaggagtttatgtagcagtcgcatacaagaatatcagcagagcagagGGGTCGATTGAATGTGTATTTGGACaaaatgacaaatcttgggcATTAGATTGTATcaacaacaaatatacattttggtacaacaaagtccaaactcccgtctcaggtcctgagtcctccagagtaggagtgtacctggatcacagtgcaggtattctgtccttctacagcgtctctgaaaccatgactctcctccacagagtccagaccacattcactcaaccGCTCTATGCTGGACTTTGGGTTTATGGTTatgaagcctctgctgagttgtgtaaactgaaatag
- the LOC120571426 gene encoding cortexin-3-like: protein MADDLYSSTFSASESDFSSSSSPLSSATASASFLTLEQRAAFIFVLILFIFLGLLIVRCFRILLDPYRSMPSSTWTDYMEKDTFDYRIS, encoded by the coding sequence ATGGCTGACGACCTCTACAGCAGCACCTTCTCTGCTTCTGAATCGGACTTCTCTTCCTCGTCTTCGCCACTGTCCTCCGCCACGGCGTCCGCTTCCTTCCTCACGCTGGAGCAGAGGGCGGCTTTCATCTTCGTCCTCATCCTCTTCATCTTCCTGGGCTTGCTGATCGTGCGCTGTTTCCGGATCCTCCTGGACCCGTACCGCAGCATGCCATCCTCCACCTGGACCGACTACATGGAGAAGGACACCTTTGACTACCGCATTTCCTGA